A segment of the Triticum urartu cultivar G1812 chromosome 1, Tu2.1, whole genome shotgun sequence genome:
TGTTCCTGGACAGCCCCCGGCTCGCCTACTGGCACCTGTTCGCGCTCACCTCCCTCGCCGGCAACGGCATCTGCTGGATCAACACCGTCTGCTACCTCCTCTGCATCAACAACTTCCCCTCCGACAGCCGCGTCGCCGTCAGCCTCGCCACCAGCTACCTCGGCCTCAGCGCCAAGTTCTACACCACCATGGAAGACACGCTCAAGGGGCTCCGCTACTCCCAGGCCAAGAAGTACTCCCAGGCCAAGAAGTACCTGCTCCTCAATGCCGTCGTGCCCATGCTCGTCACCCTCCTCGTGGTGCCGTCGCTCCGGGTGGTGAAGCCCGGGAGCGGCAAGAGGACCGACTTCGGGTTCTTCGCCATGTTCGCCATCACCCTGGCCACCGGAGCGTGCGCCGTCGTGGGCAGCATCGGGTCCAAGTCCCTCGGGGTCTCGTCCAAGGAGCACCTGATCAGCCTCTACGTGATGCTCGCCGTCCCGATCCTGATCCCGGTGGCGCTGAGGGTCCGGGAGAGCATGGCCAAGATACGGGCGGCGGCCAACAAGAGGGTGCACAGAGTGCACGACCTCGGCGAGAACGGCATGTGCTGGCTCAACAAGGAGATTGAGGTGGCCACCAAcgtcaaggaggaggaggaggtgaagGAGGCCGGCAGCGTGGAGCATGGAGGTCAGGAGGAGCTCGGCGGCCTCGGGCTGCTACGGAGGCTCGACTTCTGGATGTACTTCTTCAGCTACATGTTCAGTGGCACGCTGGGCCTGGTCTTCCTCAACAACCTGGGCCAGATCGCCGACTCCCGCGGCCTCGGCGACCCCTCCACTCTGGTCTCCCTGTCGTCCTCCTTCGGATTCTTCGGCCGCCTCCTTCCCGCCTTCCTGGACTACTACACCGCAAAGTGAGCCCACCTCACTCGCTCTGTTCTCTTCATCGTCACTTTGAATATTGTGTAGTCTTTGTTTATTATTACTGTACTTGGTAGTAGATTCTGACTAGATGATGTTCTGACTTGAGCAGGAGCGGCTACTCGATATCGAGGACGGCGTCGATGGCGTCGCTGATGGCGCCGATGGCCGGGGCCTTCTTCCTGCTGATGGACCCGAGGGACATGCTGCTGTACACGAGCACGGCGGTGATCGGGACGTGCACGGGCGCCATCACGTCGGTGGCGGTGTCGGCGACGAGCGAGCTGTTCGGCACCAAGAACTTCGGGGTGAACCACAACGTGCTGGTGGCCAACATCCCCGTCGGCTCGCTCTGCTTCGGCTACCTCGCCGGGTTCCTCTACCAGCGGGAGGCGCGCGGGGGCAACCGCTGCGTCGGCGCCGCCTGCTACCGGGACACCTTCCTGCTC
Coding sequences within it:
- the LOC125521523 gene encoding protein NUCLEAR FUSION DEFECTIVE 4-like is translated as MPSSPTSVHWLSLVGSVWLQTINGPNSDFPVYSSELKTVKGISQVQLNFLAFASDAGKLFGWFAGVAALYVPLWLVAVVGAAFGLVGYGVQFLFLDSPRLAYWHLFALTSLAGNGICWINTVCYLLCINNFPSDSRVAVSLATSYLGLSAKFYTTMEDTLKGLRYSQAKKYSQAKKYLLLNAVVPMLVTLLVVPSLRVVKPGSGKRTDFGFFAMFAITLATGACAVVGSIGSKSLGVSSKEHLISLYVMLAVPILIPVALRVRESMAKIRAAANKRVHRVHDLGENGMCWLNKEIEVATNVKEEEEVKEAGSVEHGGQEELGGLGLLRRLDFWMYFFSYMFSGTLGLVFLNNLGQIADSRGLGDPSTLVSLSSSFGFFGRLLPAFLDYYTAKSGYSISRTASMASLMAPMAGAFFLLMDPRDMLLYTSTAVIGTCTGAITSVAVSATSELFGTKNFGVNHNVLVANIPVGSLCFGYLAGFLYQREARGGNRCVGAACYRDTFLLWGLTCAVGTALCAALYARSGKRSGANKGPEVSGSAGV